The proteins below come from a single Amphiura filiformis unplaced genomic scaffold, Afil_fr2py scaffold_376, whole genome shotgun sequence genomic window:
- the LOC140145541 gene encoding uncharacterized protein — MELTAATSMVKINSVLQRELQLPIDSVYYWTDSETVLKYICNSTARFQTFDANRVALIKDGSQTSQWRHIETKANPADACSRGVTAKTLVDNKSWTTGPEFLYQSEEDWPNTTANYVTPDLSDDPEVKKKVKVNSVMTDESIKTMERLVTYFSSWYKLCRAVSWIIKIKNLLIQRVRRKNNDNSSDKNVRHEEVKGQCQTKTDITSPLTITDIREAEKAIIGYEQKKWFPEEWKLLARQQHHNQTQKVNEVIVKKSSPLYKLNPYMLDRLLRVGGRIAKATLPEETKFPIILPRKSFITDLIMHSAHEITGHGGRNFMLAHLYEKYWIIGANSLARRVIHKCVICRKQRARVCEQQMADLPQDRVTAENPPFTCVGVDYFGPFLVKRGDLL, encoded by the coding sequence ATGGAGTTAACTGCAGCCACATCAATGGTGAAGATCAATAGTGTTCTACAGCGAGAATTGCAATTACCAATAGACAGTGTGTACTACTGGACTGACAGTGAAACTGTACTCAAGTATATCTGCAATTCAACAGCCAGATTCCAAACCTTCGACGCAAACAGAGTGGCATTAATCAAGGATGGATCACAAACTTCTCAATGGAGACACATTGAAACCAAAGCAAACCCCGCAGATGCCTGTTCCAGAGGTGTTACTGCTAAGACATTAGTTGACAACAAGTCATGGACCACAGGTCCAGAATTTCTGTACCAATCTGAAGAAGACTGGCCAAATACCACAGCCAATTATGTCACACCAGATCTATCTGATGATCCAGAAGTCAAGAAGAAGGTGAAAGTAAATTCAGTCATGACTGACGAATCCATAAAAACAATGGAAAGGCTGGTTACATACTTCTCTTCTTGGTACAAGTTATGCCGTGCTGTTTCCTGGATCATTAAAATCAAGAATCTGCTTATTCAACGAGTAAGGAGAAAAAACAATGATAACAGCAGTGACAAAAATGTGAGACATGAAGAAGTCAAAGGGCAGTGTCAAACAAAGACTGATATTACTAGCCCTCTCACTATTACAGACATCAGAGAAGCAGAGAAAGCAATAATAGGCTATGAGCAGAAGAAATGGTTCCCAGAAGAGTGGAAATTGCTTGCCAGACAACAACATCACAACCAAACACAGAAAGTGAATGAGGTTATTGTGAAGAAATCAAGCCCTCTTTACAAACTCAACCCGTATATGCTAGACAGACTATTAAGAGTAGGTGGGCGTATAGCTAAAGCAACCTTGCCAGAGGAGACTAAGTTCCCAATAATACTGCCTAGGAAGTCTTTCATCACAGACTTGATAATGCATAGCGCTCATGAAATAACTGGTCATGGTGGAAGGAACTTTATGCTAGCTCATCTTTACGAGAAGTATTGGATCATAGGTGCCAATTCATTAGCCAGAAGAGTTATACACAAGTGTGTGATATGCAGGAAGCAACGAGCCAGAGTGTGTGAACAACAGATGGCAGACTTGCCTCAGGACAGAGTGACTGCAGAAAATCCGCCCTTTACATGTGTCGGTGTCGATTATTTTGGCCCGTTTTTGGTGAAGAGAGGAGATCTGTTGTGA
- the LOC140145540 gene encoding uncharacterized protein, with protein sequence MQHVSDAHVGLLIGNSVPSATEPLEVINSVDNGPYAVKTLLGWCVHGVPKSRTTKRIFRVKVNSIEEQFQQLYNHEFPERLINDTPQLSGEDVEFLSKVNSTTKLVDGHYEMGLPIRNPDKEFINNINQAEQRAAHLKKRFEKDPKYHEKYKQCMNEMLQKSYAEEVPEDELISDRVWYIPHHGVVHQQKGKLRVVFDCGATFMGQSLNSRLLQGPDLTNNLTGVLLRFRQYPIAVIGDIEAMYYQARWPLKSDRDLLRFLWWQDGDVNLPLKEYRMCAHVFGAKSSPACANFALKKASQDTSYSDEACNTVKTNFYVDDCLASVESTNQAIQLVEDLTNICRDKGFRLTKWLSNSKEVLQCIPQSERAKTAKSLDLDNDDLPSERVLGLLWSPENDTFGFQIVIKERPCTRRGILATVSAIYDPLGFLAPAILPAKRILQNLCKLQLDWDTKVPPEYESSWNKWLQEVPYLSNFAIERCLRPAELRQSSNMQLHHFSDASDNGYGTVSYIRSESSSGTVHVSLLMAKARVAPRRK encoded by the coding sequence ATGCAGCATGTATCAGATGCCCATGTCGGACTTCTTATTGGCAATAGCGTACCATCAGCCACGGAGCCTCTGGAAGTAATAAATAGTGTTGATAATGGCCCGTATGCTGTCAAGACATTGCTAGGCTGGTGTGTGCATGGAGTACCCAAATCCAGAACAACAAAGAGAATCTTTAGAGTCAAAGTAAACAGCATTGAAGAGCAGTTTCAACAGCTGTACAATCACGAATTTCCTGAAAGACTTATTAACGACACCCCACAGTTGAGTGGTGAAGATGTAGAGTTTTTATCAAAGGTGAATTCAACCACAAAGCTAGTTGATGGTCACTACGAGATGGGCTTACCCATAAGAAATCCAGATAAGGAGTTCATAAATAACATTAATCAAGCTGAGCAGAGGGCAGCACACCTGAAGAAAAGATTTGAGAAAGATCCTAAGTACcatgaaaaatataaacaatgtATGAATGAGATGCTTCAGAAGAGCTATGCGGAAGAAGTGCCTGAAGATGAATTGATATCAGATCGTGTGTGGTACATACCTCACCATGGAGTTGTGCATCAACAGAAAGGCAAACTACGTGTAGTATTTGATTGTGGAGCTACATTCATGGGACAATCTCTCAATTCACGCTTGCTCCAAGGACCAGACCTGACAAATAATCTCACAGGTGTACTATTGAGATTCAGACAATACCCTATAGCAGTAATTGGTGACATTGAAGCCATGTATTATCAAGCACGCTGGCCCCTGAAGAGTGACAGGGACCTGTTGAGATTTTTGTGGTGGCAGGATGGAGATGTGAACTTACCGTTGAAAGAATATAGGATGTGCGCACATGTGTTCGGCGCAAAATCGTCACCAGCTTGCGCCAACTTTGCCCTTAAAAAGGCTTCTCAAGATACATCGTATAGCGATGAAGCATGTAATACAGTTAAGACAAATTTCTATGTAGATGACTGTTTGGCATCAGTAGAAAGTACAAACCAAGCAATACAACTGGTGGAAGATCTTACAAACATTTGCAGAGATAAGGGCTTCAGACTCACCAAATGGCTGAGCAACTCTAAAGAAGTGCTGCAGTGCATTCCACAGTCAGAGAGAGCAAAGACGGCAAAGTCACttgatctagataatgatgaCCTGCCTTCCGAGCGAGTACTAGGACTTCTGTGGTCTCCTGAAAATGATACATTTGGATTCCAGATCGTTATCAAGGAACGACCTTGTACCAGAAGAGGAATCTTGGCCACTGTGAGTGCCATCTATGATCCCTTGGGATTCCTTGCTCCAGCAATTTTGCCTGCCAAGAGGATCCTTCAGAACCTTTGCAAGTTGCAGTTAGATTGGGACACAAAGGTACCTCCTGAGTATGAGTCAAGCTGGAATAAATGGCTACAAGAAGTTccatatttgtcaaactttgcAATAGAAAGGTGTTTGAGACCAGCTGAGCTGAGACAGAGCAGTAATATGCAACTTCACCATTTCTCAGATGCCAGCGACAATGGCTATGGGACTGTTAGTTACATTAGAAGTGAAAGTTCATCAGGTACAGTACATGTGTCTTTATTGATGGCCAAAGCGAGAGTTGCGCCCCGAAGAAAATAA